A single region of the Saprospiraceae bacterium genome encodes:
- a CDS encoding RagB/SusD family nutrient uptake outer membrane protein: MKHTFSKYYLVVFAAFILASCNDDYLERFPLDEISNETFWNTENDLRVYNNSIYDLAKDDNNVPILMGHDQAFNSHKFGIWYTDEYTDNIAPTHSRHLQYQQVRSGKHNVPNSPNGDGQWYGYKGWNFIRAINVGLDNYNKAKISQDVIDKYAGEARLFRGWFYADKVSKFGDAPWVDRELNVDSEELYAARTPREEVMNNVLADLNFATEKIPNDWGDGGGPGRLNRWAALLIKSRVCLFEGTWRKYHGGSNADMWLQEAAKAAKDLIDNGPYKLYTTGNPTTDYNAIHRVTDDLTGVPEVMYWRRYQLGIFTNHVQSYHRGYNGGATKSMVEDYLCTDGLPITLSPLYKGDAQFEDIFGNRDPRLRQTILHPDDVLVYGYGNNDTRPYPRLRGMEGGQTIETGYHIIKVYDVKTAYATYNTSNTPAIILRFGEALLNYAEAVAELGTITQDDLDLTINKLRDRVGMPHLEMANVPVDPRYANDGVSPLIVEIRRERRVELFMEGFRYDDLRRWKQGKKLEQPDLGIRWDDAAIARYPKANVKSSVVDGIPYVDVYKGTDWTNPVFDENKHYLWPIPLDVMAQNPAIKQNPGW, from the coding sequence ATGAAGCATACATTTTCAAAATATTATCTGGTCGTTTTTGCCGCTTTTATATTGGCAAGTTGTAACGATGACTACCTTGAAAGGTTTCCATTGGATGAAATTAGTAATGAAACCTTCTGGAATACGGAAAATGACCTAAGGGTCTACAACAATAGTATTTATGATTTGGCCAAGGATGATAACAACGTTCCTATTCTGATGGGGCATGACCAGGCTTTCAATAGTCACAAGTTTGGAATCTGGTATACAGACGAATATACCGATAATATTGCCCCGACGCATTCCCGACATCTTCAGTACCAACAGGTGCGTTCGGGTAAACACAATGTGCCTAACAGCCCAAATGGCGATGGACAATGGTACGGCTATAAAGGTTGGAATTTCATTCGGGCCATTAATGTCGGATTGGATAATTATAACAAAGCGAAGATTTCACAAGATGTTATTGACAAATATGCAGGAGAAGCTCGTCTGTTCAGAGGTTGGTTCTATGCAGATAAAGTATCTAAATTTGGCGATGCGCCTTGGGTGGATCGGGAATTGAACGTAGATTCCGAAGAATTGTATGCTGCGCGTACACCAAGAGAGGAGGTCATGAACAATGTATTGGCTGACTTGAATTTTGCGACGGAGAAAATTCCTAACGATTGGGGTGATGGTGGTGGACCTGGCCGTTTAAACCGTTGGGCTGCGCTGCTAATCAAGTCTAGGGTTTGCTTGTTTGAAGGAACCTGGCGCAAATACCACGGCGGTTCTAATGCTGATATGTGGCTTCAGGAAGCCGCAAAGGCCGCTAAAGATTTGATAGACAATGGTCCTTATAAGCTATATACCACAGGTAATCCAACCACTGATTACAACGCCATTCACCGTGTTACCGATGACCTTACAGGTGTGCCAGAGGTGATGTATTGGAGAAGATACCAGCTTGGAATATTTACCAACCACGTTCAGAGTTACCACAGAGGATATAACGGTGGGGCGACCAAAAGCATGGTAGAAGATTATTTGTGCACTGATGGCTTGCCGATTACCTTGTCTCCATTGTACAAGGGAGACGCTCAGTTCGAAGACATTTTTGGAAACCGTGATCCTCGTCTACGACAAACCATTCTACACCCTGATGATGTATTAGTGTATGGTTATGGTAATAACGATACTCGCCCTTATCCTCGCTTGAGAGGGATGGAGGGTGGCCAGACCATCGAAACAGGTTACCATATTATCAAAGTGTACGATGTGAAAACAGCTTATGCTACCTATAATACCTCCAACACACCAGCTATCATTTTACGATTTGGAGAAGCATTATTAAATTATGCCGAAGCAGTAGCGGAATTGGGTACCATTACTCAGGATGACCTTGATCTTACCATCAATAAACTGCGTGATCGGGTTGGTATGCCCCACTTGGAAATGGCTAATGTTCCAGTTGATCCACGTTATGCCAATGACGGCGTTTCTCCGTTGATCGTTGAGATCAGACGCGAGCGCCGCGTGGAGTTGTTCATGGAAGGTTTCCGCTACGACGATTTACGTCGCTGGAAACAAGGCAAAAAATTGGAGCAACCAGACCTTGGCATTCGCTGGGATGACGCGGCTATTGCCCGTTATCCAAAGGCCAATGTTAAATCCTCTGTCGTAGATGGCATACCTTATGTGGATGTCTATAAGGGTACAGACTGGACCAACCCTGTATTTGACGAAAACAAACATTACTTGTGGCCAATCCCACTCGACGTGATGGCACAAAACCCGGCCATCAAGCAGAATCCAGGTTGGTAG
- a CDS encoding FecR domain-containing protein, producing the protein MDFKQYKNFSTQQFIEDPAFRKWVKSPTDQSDFFWQCFLEAYPLQKANLDLARTILTNLIDAFEPSTQGVDMEDEDFRKVLRKTMRENKWQKEKRKQQRLFLGRLAFAASILLLVGMTWFLAQAEEAPSKVYSAGYGEWKTVVLPDSSIVKLTPNSTLTLSADWSEGGTRKVWIEGEAFFKVKKKPSTGAKFQVLADDLTIEVLGTSFNVNNRAEQTQVFLEEGIIKLDLGNQVEELKPGDFVVYSNTRKTIVNRLNELPEVHASWKDGDLIMEDLPEVIFQKIEELYGVEVQINQQVLPEQIKRVAIPKDKLEIVIPILETTLNIKIKQKENLLIVEGK; encoded by the coding sequence ATGGATTTTAAGCAGTATAAAAATTTTTCTACCCAACAATTCATTGAAGACCCGGCGTTCCGTAAATGGGTAAAATCCCCAACGGATCAAAGCGATTTTTTTTGGCAATGTTTTTTGGAAGCCTATCCTTTACAAAAAGCCAATTTGGATTTAGCAAGAACCATTTTAACGAACCTAATAGATGCATTTGAACCCTCTACGCAGGGTGTTGACATGGAGGATGAAGACTTCCGAAAAGTTTTACGTAAAACCATGCGTGAAAACAAATGGCAAAAGGAGAAAAGAAAACAGCAGCGCCTCTTTTTGGGAAGGTTAGCCTTTGCGGCGTCTATCTTGTTGCTTGTAGGTATGACTTGGTTTTTGGCCCAAGCGGAAGAGGCGCCGTCTAAGGTGTATTCAGCCGGATACGGCGAATGGAAGACGGTTGTTTTGCCCGATAGCTCAATAGTGAAGCTTACCCCAAATTCTACCTTAACCTTATCGGCTGATTGGTCGGAAGGAGGTACGCGTAAAGTATGGATTGAAGGAGAGGCTTTTTTTAAGGTAAAAAAGAAACCTTCCACTGGCGCCAAATTTCAGGTACTAGCGGATGATTTAACCATAGAAGTGTTAGGAACGAGCTTTAATGTTAATAATAGAGCGGAGCAGACCCAAGTATTCTTAGAAGAAGGAATAATTAAGCTTGATCTTGGGAATCAAGTAGAAGAATTGAAACCAGGAGATTTCGTGGTTTATTCCAATACGAGAAAAACGATTGTAAATAGGTTAAACGAATTACCTGAAGTCCATGCCTCCTGGAAAGACGGGGACCTGATTATGGAAGATTTGCCAGAGGTGATCTTTCAGAAAATCGAGGAACTATATGGCGTGGAAGTCCAAATAAACCAGCAAGTCTTACCTGAACAAATAAAACGAGTCGCTATTCCCAAAGACAAACTTGAAATTGTAATTCCAATATTGGAAACAACTTTAAATATAAAAATTAAGCAAAAAGAAAACCTTCTGATTGTAGAAGGAAAATAA
- a CDS encoding TonB-dependent receptor, whose product MKFENFYQQSRSLLLLMMLLGGVFLSPPISASANTSDSGFSMSKSLVTILNDFEEKYRIVFSYDLATLNEVKVDFEFKKEESLEFAIERLLAPTGFKYKSFGEKYFVIYKETKEGKRNAKKLGMHIKEIQKLENESSLKLIRKGTEPISQLAQIGTSIQEMSADLNISGTITSEDGEPLIGVNVSIKGTTRGTITDFDGAYAIAAPDENSVLVISYIGYLTQEITVGSRSVIDVVLALDVQALDEVVVVGYGSQKKVNLTGAVSSITSEALENRPIASVGQGLQGLIPNLNISIRNGDPTTAADFNIRGYESINGGSPLILVDGVPMALERINPNDIASVNVLKDASAAAVYGARAAFGVILVETKKGKTGRAKIQLSTELSAAKPIFNMDPVNDPYEFVIARNNANIRTNGAPAYADDFVAAVKAYSEGTGPEWAVEDGVLRFYGYNDYQNRLMTEYAPQQRYDLSVSGATEKASYYVSLGALNKDGYLDHPNNENFKRYNALMKTDFQINEWLSLDQKIVFNSQSSDKPHFYNWDVNINTVARVSPILPIEFPDLPYYITQGDRAEYEQYIGKHFASLNFFPYLEQGGRETFTVSDLWLTQGVTLTPFKGFRIRGDFSYNSYHRDYQDVASKIEVIESQDIQSGVQIGNGFSGNDFIDNRSNYNQYYVLNTYAEYTLDAGANHFVKAMVGFNQEWGRNSFIRAQANTLITPLVTDLNATTGNQQTFGGKSHVTLRGAFYRLNYIFKDKYLLEANGRYDGTSRFPTDDRFGFFPSVSVGWRVSEENFMAGTKDFLDNLKIRASYGTLGNQLLGNDYYPYVSTMGIGTSSYMMSAGSRTPFVSAAGLVSPTLTWETVVSKNFGVDFTILNQHLDASFDIYTRETKDMLTDVEYPAILGTNAPQSNAADLKTKGWETALTWRDKIGKDVGYRITLALSDWTTEITKYDNPTGALSEFYVGQKIGEIWGYETVGIFQTTEEVAAAADQSRLGSNWRPGDIHYADLNGDGVISPGNNTLSNPGDRRIIGNATPRYNFGVNFDLNYKNWSLTTFFQGIGKRDYWPSDGNWTWFFPFNAGHVERYFITETWTEENRDAYFPAAHISTNTKQNVQTQSRYIQNASYLRLKNITLSYSFSAAQLSKIGLGGAQVYIAGMNLWEYSKIRKPLDPESLHTSVFSDRYSTLNNNGAVEYPLQRIFSFGANITF is encoded by the coding sequence ATGAAATTTGAAAATTTTTACCAACAATCTCGTTCATTGTTGTTACTAATGATGCTTTTGGGGGGGGTATTCCTTTCTCCTCCGATAAGCGCCAGCGCAAATACCAGCGATTCTGGCTTTTCCATGTCAAAATCCTTGGTTACCATTCTCAATGATTTCGAAGAAAAATACCGAATTGTATTTTCCTACGATTTAGCTACACTTAATGAAGTAAAAGTCGATTTCGAATTTAAGAAAGAAGAAAGCCTGGAATTTGCCATTGAACGCCTACTTGCTCCCACTGGCTTCAAGTATAAGTCTTTTGGGGAAAAATATTTTGTCATTTATAAAGAGACAAAAGAAGGCAAACGCAATGCCAAAAAATTAGGCATGCACATTAAGGAAATTCAAAAATTAGAAAATGAAAGTAGTCTTAAGCTCATCAGAAAAGGAACGGAGCCCATTAGCCAATTGGCGCAAATTGGGACTTCTATCCAGGAGATGAGTGCGGACCTTAATATTTCAGGAACGATTACCTCTGAGGATGGAGAACCACTGATTGGGGTTAATGTGTCCATTAAAGGGACTACCCGAGGGACGATTACCGACTTTGATGGCGCGTATGCCATTGCTGCACCAGACGAAAACAGCGTGCTGGTCATTTCTTATATAGGGTACCTGACGCAAGAAATTACCGTTGGTAGCCGCTCGGTGATTGACGTTGTTCTGGCTTTGGATGTGCAAGCACTGGATGAAGTCGTGGTGGTCGGTTATGGTTCACAAAAGAAAGTAAACTTAACAGGCGCCGTTTCTTCGATCACTAGTGAAGCACTGGAAAATCGACCGATTGCCAGTGTAGGACAGGGCTTGCAGGGACTTATCCCTAACCTGAATATTTCTATTAGAAATGGTGACCCGACGACGGCGGCCGATTTCAATATTCGGGGTTATGAATCTATCAATGGTGGTTCTCCGCTCATTTTGGTGGATGGTGTTCCGATGGCTTTGGAACGGATCAACCCCAATGACATTGCGAGTGTGAACGTATTGAAAGATGCTTCGGCGGCTGCGGTGTATGGTGCACGGGCGGCTTTTGGTGTTATTTTGGTAGAAACCAAAAAGGGGAAAACTGGAAGGGCCAAAATCCAGCTTTCTACCGAACTTTCTGCTGCCAAACCTATTTTTAACATGGATCCTGTTAACGATCCATACGAATTTGTTATTGCCAGAAACAACGCCAATATTCGGACCAATGGCGCTCCCGCTTATGCAGATGATTTTGTAGCCGCTGTCAAGGCTTATTCTGAAGGCACCGGCCCCGAATGGGCAGTGGAAGATGGTGTGCTACGATTTTACGGCTATAACGATTACCAAAATCGCTTGATGACGGAGTATGCGCCGCAGCAAAGATATGACCTTAGTGTTTCCGGAGCCACCGAAAAGGCTTCTTATTATGTGTCTTTGGGTGCCTTGAATAAGGATGGCTATTTGGATCATCCAAATAATGAGAACTTCAAGCGTTATAATGCTTTGATGAAGACAGACTTTCAGATCAATGAATGGTTGAGTCTGGATCAAAAAATCGTGTTCAATTCCCAATCAAGTGATAAACCGCATTTTTATAACTGGGACGTTAATATCAATACGGTTGCCAGGGTTAGCCCGATTCTGCCTATCGAGTTTCCTGATCTTCCTTACTACATTACACAAGGTGACCGAGCAGAGTATGAGCAATATATCGGCAAACATTTTGCTAGTCTCAACTTCTTTCCTTACCTGGAACAAGGTGGACGGGAAACCTTTACGGTTAGTGATCTATGGTTGACCCAAGGTGTTACTTTGACACCTTTTAAAGGATTTAGAATCAGAGGAGATTTCTCTTATAATTCCTACCACCGTGATTACCAGGATGTAGCCAGTAAAATTGAGGTGATCGAAAGCCAGGATATTCAATCTGGCGTACAGATCGGCAATGGATTTAGTGGAAATGACTTTATTGATAACCGAAGCAATTATAACCAGTATTACGTATTAAATACCTACGCTGAATACACTTTGGATGCTGGCGCCAATCATTTTGTTAAAGCCATGGTTGGCTTTAACCAAGAGTGGGGGCGCAATTCCTTTATTAGGGCTCAAGCTAATACCCTGATTACGCCTTTGGTGACGGATCTTAATGCGACGACAGGTAACCAACAAACGTTTGGTGGTAAATCGCATGTTACTTTGCGAGGAGCATTTTATCGTTTAAATTATATCTTCAAGGACAAATACCTACTAGAGGCCAATGGCCGCTATGATGGAACCTCCCGCTTCCCAACGGATGACCGCTTTGGATTCTTCCCCTCTGTTTCGGTAGGATGGCGAGTGTCTGAAGAAAATTTCATGGCTGGAACCAAAGACTTTTTGGATAACCTGAAGATCAGAGCGTCTTATGGAACACTCGGAAACCAGTTGTTAGGTAATGACTACTATCCCTATGTTTCTACCATGGGTATTGGTACTTCTTCTTACATGATGTCAGCAGGTAGCCGTACCCCTTTTGTATCAGCGGCTGGACTGGTTAGTCCAACCCTTACTTGGGAAACGGTGGTGTCTAAAAACTTTGGGGTAGACTTTACCATTCTGAATCAGCACCTGGATGCTTCCTTCGATATTTATACGAGGGAGACAAAAGATATGTTGACGGATGTGGAATACCCTGCTATCTTGGGTACGAATGCGCCACAATCCAATGCTGCTGATTTGAAAACAAAAGGCTGGGAAACGGCTTTGACCTGGAGAGATAAAATTGGTAAAGATGTGGGTTACCGCATTACCTTAGCCCTGTCTGATTGGACTACAGAGATTACCAAGTACGATAATCCTACAGGTGCACTATCCGAATTTTATGTCGGACAAAAAATTGGTGAAATATGGGGTTATGAAACAGTAGGTATTTTCCAAACAACGGAAGAAGTGGCCGCTGCTGCAGATCAATCCCGCCTCGGCTCCAACTGGAGACCTGGTGATATTCACTATGCCGACCTCAACGGCGATGGTGTCATTAGCCCGGGTAACAACACATTGTCTAACCCCGGAGATCGCAGAATTATCGGTAATGCCACTCCACGCTATAATTTTGGCGTCAATTTTGACCTCAACTATAAAAACTGGTCCTTGACTACTTTCTTCCAAGGGATTGGTAAGCGTGATTACTGGCCATCAGATGGCAACTGGACTTGGTTCTTTCCTTTTAATGCTGGTCATGTTGAACGGTATTTTATTACAGAAACCTGGACAGAAGAAAACCGGGATGCTTATTTCCCTGCAGCACACATTTCAACCAATACGAAACAGAATGTGCAAACGCAATCTCGATATATTCAGAACGCCAGCTATCTCCGCTTAAAGAACATCACTTTAAGCTATAGTTTTTCTGCTGCTCAATTGAGTAAAATTGGCTTAGGTGGTGCACAGGTTTATATCGCAGGTATGAATTTATGGGAATATTCTAAAATTCGTAAACCATTGGATCCGGAGTCGCTCCATACCAGTGTTTTTAGTGATAGATATTCTACTCTAAATAATAATGGAGCAGTTGAATATCCTTTGCAAAGAATATTCTCTTTTGGTGCAAACATCACTTTTTAA
- a CDS encoding heparinase II/III family protein, translating into MKKIILNAILLVLVFPVITMANANESGLDDKTKNKDPEKLDNPISVEYLKKHLNKANPRLILTPAIEKDLKKKLKSEPVVKNYYEAIQLNANKIQKEPLLVREMIGRRLLSTSREMLYRMGILGMAYRMEKSPALLKRIDEEVIAVCQFTDWNPSHYLDVAEMSLAIALAVDWVGKDLPKATVEMAMTALIEKGIKPSYNEKGNTGWIKGSNNWNQVCHGGMIAASIVIAERDPELAAKTISRALDGMPYALEAYGPDGVYPEGSTYWGYGTSFSVLTSSMLVSAFETDFGLAAYPAFLESANFRLLSTAPSEMYYNFADCGDRRGAEGDITLAWFATHTGNAAYFEKERFLQAPASMGKLSRIAGPGLVWLSQFEAKEGIKPPLAWKGDGDNPIVFFQGGQDDPRQYYFGGKGGRGTVNHGNMDAGSFIFELDGVRWVVDPGNQSYNELEITGFDLWGRCQECERWTLLTKHNFGHSTVSVNNALHVVDGFAAITDFKAGPRPEATVDLSPVFGEALKGATRKFVKENDHSLLIEDQFVLNENTQLITWQMMTTAEVTMVKGGAMLSQAGKQLKLENLSHPDINISIISLDPPPLKLDRRIENLKRIEIRLPAYLFAEGSGMLKVRLSGLD; encoded by the coding sequence ATGAAAAAGATCATTCTTAACGCTATATTATTAGTACTTGTTTTTCCGGTGATCACCATGGCGAACGCCAATGAGAGCGGCTTGGATGACAAAACGAAAAACAAAGACCCGGAGAAATTGGACAATCCCATCTCTGTGGAGTACCTCAAAAAACATTTGAATAAAGCCAATCCTCGGCTGATACTTACGCCTGCCATTGAAAAAGATTTAAAGAAAAAGCTAAAAAGTGAACCAGTTGTAAAAAATTACTATGAAGCTATTCAATTGAATGCCAATAAAATACAAAAGGAACCTTTGCTTGTTCGTGAAATGATTGGTCGTAGGTTGTTGAGTACTTCCCGCGAGATGTTATATCGGATGGGGATTTTAGGTATGGCTTATCGAATGGAGAAAAGCCCCGCCCTGCTCAAGCGGATAGACGAAGAAGTGATCGCCGTTTGTCAATTCACCGATTGGAACCCTTCTCACTACCTCGATGTGGCAGAGATGTCCTTGGCCATTGCTTTGGCGGTGGATTGGGTGGGCAAGGACTTGCCCAAGGCAACCGTGGAAATGGCAATGACAGCGCTTATTGAAAAGGGAATCAAACCGAGCTACAACGAAAAAGGGAATACGGGTTGGATCAAGGGGAGCAACAATTGGAACCAGGTTTGTCATGGCGGGATGATTGCCGCTTCGATCGTTATAGCTGAAAGAGACCCGGAATTGGCGGCCAAAACGATTAGCCGGGCACTGGACGGTATGCCTTACGCCCTGGAAGCCTATGGCCCCGATGGCGTTTACCCGGAGGGTTCCACCTACTGGGGGTATGGCACGAGTTTCTCTGTATTGACCTCTTCGATGCTGGTGAGTGCGTTTGAGACTGATTTTGGCTTAGCGGCCTATCCGGCCTTTTTGGAAAGCGCTAACTTCAGGTTATTGAGTACGGCGCCCTCAGAAATGTACTACAACTTCGCCGATTGTGGAGACAGGCGAGGCGCCGAAGGCGACATCACCCTCGCGTGGTTCGCCACCCATACCGGAAATGCGGCATACTTTGAAAAGGAAAGGTTTTTGCAGGCGCCCGCGTCGATGGGCAAGCTGTCGCGCATAGCGGGTCCAGGTTTGGTTTGGCTTTCGCAGTTCGAGGCGAAAGAGGGTATCAAGCCACCATTGGCCTGGAAAGGAGACGGAGATAATCCAATTGTGTTTTTTCAGGGTGGTCAGGATGATCCGCGCCAATATTATTTTGGCGGCAAGGGCGGAAGAGGCACGGTCAATCATGGCAACATGGATGCCGGGTCCTTTATCTTTGAGCTAGATGGCGTACGCTGGGTGGTTGATCCCGGTAATCAGAGCTACAACGAATTAGAGATCACTGGTTTTGACCTCTGGGGGCGCTGCCAGGAATGCGAGCGGTGGACTTTGCTGACCAAGCATAATTTTGGGCATAGCACGGTTTCGGTGAATAATGCTTTGCATGTCGTCGATGGCTTTGCTGCCATAACTGACTTCAAGGCGGGGCCACGACCCGAGGCCACCGTCGATTTGTCGCCTGTTTTTGGCGAGGCGCTCAAGGGGGCTACCCGCAAATTTGTAAAAGAAAACGATCACTCCCTGTTGATTGAAGATCAATTTGTGCTGAACGAAAATACCCAATTGATTACCTGGCAAATGATGACAACGGCGGAGGTGACGATGGTCAAGGGAGGGGCTATGTTATCGCAAGCCGGTAAGCAATTAAAATTGGAAAACCTTTCTCATCCTGACATTAATATCTCTATTATTTCCTTGGATCCGCCACCGTTAAAATTAGACAGGCGAATTGAGAACCTCAAGCGGATTGAGATCAGGCTGCCAGCCTATTTGTTTGCTGAGGGTAGCGGGATGTTAAAGGTCAGGTTATCTGGCCTTGATTAG
- a CDS encoding heparinase II/III family protein, whose amino-acid sequence MSQFIRYFTYLLVCTLVFCWSTDGAAQEKRSLLTGKYSQEQLRGWLDQSFDWVPYPVFGEGWDQLSTSIKTAQIGMAEAQLGQPIPPLTASLLLEFSINGNRSNHGDLYFGRRNRLAQAVIAECMERKGRFMGEIIDLVWAICEESFWVIPAHYGTYGEAGLPAIDAAYVDLFAAETGALLAWTYYLLEKELDKVSSVLNKRILAEVDKRVLKPNLAYDDFWWMGISGRTLNNWTPWICSNWLACVLLCEKDAAKKAEAAYKIMACIDRFLDPYPADGGCDEGPGYWGRAGASLYDCLDLFELATKGKVNIWDAPLVRNIGQYIYKAHIKDDYYINFADAAAITKPSAPLVFAYGEKIKDEQMMAFGAWLAQRQQIFEGKIGDNLPRKLAAFQVLSALEKTKPQEAFVGESWFPDLQVLACHSDESNGDGFFMAAKGGHNAESHNHNDIGNFIIYHNGKPLIIDIGVETYTKKTFSDQRYEIWTMQSQYHNVPTVNGQMQSPGRSFEARHTARQNSDQQISFSMDIAAAYPAESGLEKWERTLTFQKNKQEISLKDVYQLKETKVPNVLHLMAANRPTIDEKTQTILLGAEVRGKAPVTLKYPKNFMATFEEIPLTDSRLQSTWGEKLFRIQLTDTQKKVSGTYHLTFTTNP is encoded by the coding sequence ATGAGTCAATTTATACGATATTTCACCTACCTATTGGTTTGTACCTTGGTATTTTGTTGGTCGACGGATGGTGCTGCCCAAGAAAAGCGATCCTTGCTAACGGGCAAGTATTCTCAGGAACAATTGCGGGGATGGTTAGACCAAAGCTTTGACTGGGTGCCCTACCCCGTATTTGGCGAAGGGTGGGATCAGCTATCTACTTCGATAAAAACAGCGCAGATTGGCATGGCAGAGGCTCAGCTAGGCCAACCAATTCCGCCGCTTACAGCCTCCTTGTTGCTGGAGTTTTCTATCAATGGCAACCGGTCCAACCACGGCGACCTTTATTTTGGCAGACGCAATCGTTTAGCCCAGGCCGTAATTGCCGAATGCATGGAGAGGAAGGGCCGTTTTATGGGAGAAATCATTGATCTCGTCTGGGCCATTTGTGAAGAAAGTTTTTGGGTGATCCCTGCACATTATGGAACGTATGGCGAAGCGGGTTTACCGGCAATTGATGCAGCTTATGTTGATCTTTTTGCCGCTGAGACGGGCGCACTCCTTGCGTGGACCTATTATTTGCTAGAAAAAGAATTGGACAAAGTGTCTAGTGTGCTAAATAAAAGGATACTGGCAGAGGTAGATAAAAGGGTGCTAAAACCTAATCTGGCCTATGATGATTTTTGGTGGATGGGAATATCAGGACGGACCCTGAACAATTGGACACCCTGGATTTGCTCCAACTGGTTGGCCTGTGTGTTGCTTTGTGAAAAAGATGCGGCGAAGAAGGCGGAAGCAGCCTACAAAATTATGGCTTGTATCGATCGGTTTTTAGATCCCTACCCGGCCGATGGTGGCTGTGATGAAGGGCCAGGGTATTGGGGGCGGGCGGGCGCTTCTCTGTATGATTGCTTGGACTTATTTGAATTGGCCACCAAGGGGAAGGTGAATATCTGGGATGCCCCATTGGTTCGAAATATTGGACAATACATTTACAAAGCCCATATCAAAGACGATTATTACATCAATTTTGCGGATGCAGCAGCCATTACCAAGCCGAGCGCTCCTCTTGTTTTTGCCTATGGTGAAAAAATAAAAGATGAGCAAATGATGGCATTTGGGGCCTGGCTGGCGCAACGACAACAAATCTTTGAGGGGAAAATAGGGGATAATCTCCCCAGAAAACTAGCTGCTTTCCAAGTGCTTTCAGCCTTAGAAAAGACCAAACCGCAGGAGGCTTTTGTCGGCGAAAGCTGGTTTCCTGATTTGCAGGTATTGGCCTGCCATTCAGATGAAAGCAATGGGGATGGTTTTTTCATGGCCGCTAAAGGAGGCCACAATGCCGAAAGCCATAACCATAATGATATTGGCAATTTTATCATTTACCATAATGGAAAACCCCTGATTATTGATATCGGGGTGGAAACCTATACCAAAAAGACCTTTAGTGACCAACGCTATGAGATCTGGACGATGCAGTCGCAATACCATAATGTGCCGACGGTAAACGGGCAGATGCAATCACCTGGCAGGTCTTTCGAAGCTCGGCATACCGCACGCCAAAACTCAGATCAGCAAATCAGCTTTTCCATGGATATTGCTGCCGCCTATCCCGCCGAAAGTGGACTTGAGAAATGGGAACGAACCCTTACTTTTCAAAAAAACAAACAAGAAATCAGCCTGAAAGATGTTTACCAATTGAAGGAAACAAAGGTCCCCAACGTTCTACACTTGATGGCAGCCAACCGGCCGACGATCGATGAAAAAACACAGACCATTTTGCTAGGAGCCGAAGTCAGGGGAAAAGCACCTGTAACATTAAAATACCCCAAAAACTTCATGGCTACCTTTGAAGAAATACCCCTTACAGATAGTCGTTTACAAAGCACCTGGGGCGAAAAACTATTTAGGATACAGTTGACGGATACCCAAAAAAAGGTTTCCGGGACCTATCATTTAACCTTCACTACGAATCCTTAA
- a CDS encoding sigma-70 family RNA polymerase sigma factor has protein sequence MTSEKKIVYQNPIEEPISELIQRLSAGDLDAIDLIYLKYHKRLKGYGIQLLGFDQQEEVQDVMQEFFLWLAQHYDKVAHIRDFEVYLFQSIRRNLHLRMKRKETAQSIHHRFSSRTASLNPKADISPEEAFIRDETNVRLNAWINNEIKKLPTYQKEVLYLRYYEELDYDEIAEILAVSNQVARNYCYRAIKSLKAQFGQVENILFSCFFLLINFL, from the coding sequence ATGACTTCGGAAAAAAAAATAGTGTATCAAAATCCCATAGAAGAGCCCATCTCGGAGCTTATTCAACGCTTGTCTGCGGGGGATTTGGATGCTATTGACCTTATTTATCTTAAATACCATAAACGTTTAAAGGGTTACGGAATACAATTACTGGGCTTTGATCAGCAGGAAGAAGTGCAAGATGTCATGCAAGAATTTTTCCTATGGTTAGCGCAGCACTACGACAAGGTTGCTCACATTCGCGATTTTGAAGTGTATCTTTTCCAATCTATCCGCCGAAACCTTCACCTTAGGATGAAACGTAAAGAAACGGCGCAATCCATTCACCATCGTTTTTCATCCCGAACAGCATCGCTTAATCCCAAGGCCGATATTTCTCCTGAAGAGGCTTTTATAAGGGACGAGACCAATGTTCGATTGAATGCTTGGATCAACAATGAAATTAAAAAGCTCCCAACCTACCAAAAAGAGGTACTTTACCTTCGATACTATGAAGAGCTGGATTACGATGAAATAGCAGAAATCCTTGCGGTAAGTAATCAGGTGGCCCGCAATTATTGTTATAGGGCTATTAAAAGCTTGAAAGCACAATTTGGACAGGTAGAAAATATACTTTTTTCCTGCTTTTTCCTGCTTATAAATTTCCTTTAG